A region from the Bacteroidota bacterium genome encodes:
- a CDS encoding S8 family serine peptidase: MRKTLFLILLAVIVPVLSWSQAVQPLKLRNGNLDLPANAPAFAAAFQPKTEQLFAGRYYLVAQFDAIPTQPAKEALEKSGVRFLEYLPENAYILSLPSRYDLQNLVVAGVRSFMLPNERIQFSSALYQGEYPEWALFGDKIELTVMPYRDVLPTMVATELGKYFEVMNENQHPRFIRLRVETTRLYHLLQFPYIQFIEPIAAPSTPDDFAGRSLHRSNCINTDYAAGRHYDGTGVTVGLADDGTIGPHIDHQGRVTQFATTNNGTHGDMTSGIFFGAGNREPKIQGHASGAYCYYWDISGYVHIVSAINHYTNYGMVLTSTSYSQGTGGVYTADAQFIDDQINDNRQMEHIFSAGNAGSADHGYGAGAGWANITGGYKAAKSVITCGDMNNIGVLESTSSRGPADDGRIKPDICTNGFGQLSTDENNTTQTGSGTSAAAPSVAGCVTQLYHAYKSLNGGQNPQSGLIKACILNTGEEVGNAGPDYKHGWGRMNALRAVRVLEDNRYLKDSVSQGGTRTHNLTVPAGTIELRVMVYWTDYPGNPSANKALVNDLNIQVTNGTTYNPWVLDETPTATALNTPATRGIDDLNNMEQVTIANPIAGSATVTVSGFSVPQGPQNYWLVYEFVQPMVEVTYPIGGEGFVPGEAERIRWDAFGATGNFTLEYTTNNGTNWTLISNTVASTARTYTWTVPTNITGLAKVRVTAGALTDMSDATFSIARLPTNINITYICPDSIGISWTAAAGATGYEVSILGTKYMDSVATSSTTSAVIRNQNPNVDHWYSVRSLQGNGKGRRAIAIFRAGGTFNCTIPVDIAATQIVSPGAGSVPSCQASASTPVTVRIQNNGTGPASNIPVGYSFNGGPAFTETYAGPLAAGAFANHTFATTVNLSAAGTYTLEAWADLSGDGNSFNDSLSQSTTITTGGATVNLPQNQNFESFTGCSNATNCGTTICGLGSGWINETNGSQDDIDWRVASGATASANTGPDVDHTLGTAQGKYVYLEASACFNSTAQMLTPCINLAGATGPQLSFWYHMNGANMGTLHVDVLSNGAWTLDAMTPITGNQGNQWRQGTLNLVAYIGTVINIRFRGTTGSDFASDMALDDIGILETSAVPVAAFVGSPTTTCPGSTVTFTDQSTNSPNSWAWTITPGTFSYTGGTTANSQNPQVQFSAPGTYSVTLLATNGFGNNTSTQSNYITITNGSVPNIVEDIQGVFPPAGWAIVNSGGAFSWAQSVSVTGSNGAPTLAAYVENFTYNNPNAEDKLVTFPVDLTALSTASMTFDVAYARFNATLFDGLRIEVSTDCGATWPNVVYDKSDSVLATTSDQAGNWFPSLQTDWRNDQVDLTPYAGQVIMIRFVNINGYGNNLFIDNINITSLVGLAGSLGQLGLQVWPNPANGLFNVSISELPVASTQFEVCDLAGRSIWKTTVQGNGGAWQGAIDLRALARGVYYLRVQGDSFRGVKKLVIE, encoded by the coding sequence ATGAGAAAAACATTATTCCTGATCCTATTGGCCGTAATTGTGCCTGTTTTGTCGTGGAGCCAAGCGGTGCAGCCGCTCAAGTTGCGCAACGGCAATCTCGACCTTCCCGCCAATGCCCCAGCATTTGCGGCAGCGTTCCAGCCCAAAACCGAGCAACTTTTTGCAGGCCGGTACTATCTTGTCGCTCAATTTGATGCGATTCCGACCCAGCCAGCCAAGGAAGCCTTGGAGAAAAGCGGTGTGCGTTTCCTGGAATATCTCCCTGAGAATGCCTACATCCTTTCGCTTCCCAGCCGCTATGACCTTCAAAACTTGGTCGTCGCAGGCGTGCGGAGTTTTATGCTTCCCAATGAACGCATTCAGTTTTCCAGCGCACTCTATCAAGGTGAATACCCTGAATGGGCGCTATTTGGTGACAAAATCGAATTGACGGTGATGCCCTACCGCGACGTGTTGCCGACAATGGTGGCCACCGAGCTTGGCAAATATTTTGAGGTGATGAATGAAAATCAGCACCCGCGTTTCATTCGTCTGCGCGTGGAAACCACACGTCTGTATCATCTGCTGCAATTCCCCTACATTCAATTCATCGAGCCGATTGCCGCGCCTTCGACGCCCGACGACTTCGCGGGCCGCAGCCTTCACCGCTCCAATTGTATCAACACCGACTACGCCGCAGGCCGCCACTATGACGGAACCGGCGTAACCGTGGGCTTGGCCGACGACGGCACCATCGGACCACATATCGACCATCAAGGCCGTGTCACCCAATTCGCAACGACCAACAACGGCACCCACGGCGACATGACGAGCGGCATTTTCTTTGGTGCGGGTAACCGCGAACCCAAGATCCAAGGCCATGCCTCGGGCGCTTATTGCTATTACTGGGACATCAGCGGTTATGTACATATCGTGAGCGCAATCAACCATTATACCAACTACGGAATGGTGCTCACCTCTACGAGCTACAGCCAAGGAACGGGTGGCGTTTACACAGCTGATGCGCAATTCATTGATGATCAAATCAATGACAACCGCCAAATGGAGCATATTTTCTCCGCCGGCAATGCCGGTTCGGCCGACCATGGCTATGGCGCCGGGGCAGGATGGGCCAATATCACAGGTGGCTACAAAGCAGCCAAAAGCGTCATCACCTGCGGCGACATGAACAATATCGGTGTTTTGGAAAGCACAAGTTCACGCGGTCCAGCCGACGACGGCCGTATCAAGCCCGATATCTGCACCAACGGATTTGGTCAACTCTCGACCGACGAAAACAATACGACCCAAACCGGAAGCGGCACCTCGGCTGCTGCACCCAGCGTGGCAGGTTGCGTGACACAATTGTACCACGCCTACAAAAGCCTGAACGGTGGCCAAAATCCGCAATCAGGCTTGATCAAGGCTTGCATCTTGAACACAGGTGAAGAGGTCGGCAATGCCGGACCGGACTACAAACACGGTTGGGGCCGCATGAATGCATTGCGCGCCGTACGAGTCCTCGAAGACAACCGCTATCTCAAAGATTCCGTCTCCCAAGGCGGCACGCGCACGCACAACCTGACCGTGCCCGCAGGCACCATCGAATTGCGCGTCATGGTCTATTGGACCGACTATCCTGGAAATCCATCAGCCAACAAGGCACTTGTCAATGACTTGAACATTCAAGTCACCAACGGCACGACCTACAATCCATGGGTATTGGATGAGACCCCCACGGCAACGGCATTGAACACGCCTGCAACCCGTGGCATCGACGACCTCAACAACATGGAGCAAGTGACAATCGCCAATCCGATTGCGGGTAGCGCGACCGTCACCGTTTCCGGATTTTCGGTGCCACAAGGCCCGCAAAACTATTGGTTGGTCTACGAATTTGTGCAACCCATGGTGGAGGTCACCTATCCGATCGGTGGCGAAGGATTTGTCCCGGGCGAAGCAGAGCGCATCCGCTGGGATGCATTTGGTGCTACGGGCAACTTCACCTTGGAATACACCACCAACAATGGTACCAACTGGACGTTGATTTCAAATACGGTGGCAAGCACGGCGCGCACATATACATGGACCGTTCCGACCAATATCACCGGTCTGGCCAAGGTACGTGTGACGGCCGGCGCCTTGACAGACATGAGCGATGCGACTTTCTCGATTGCAAGGCTCCCAACCAATATCAACATCACCTATATCTGCCCGGATTCGATTGGTATCTCTTGGACTGCTGCGGCGGGAGCAACCGGGTATGAAGTGAGCATTTTGGGAACCAAATACATGGATTCGGTCGCGACAAGCTCCACAACAAGTGCAGTCATCCGCAACCAAAATCCGAATGTAGACCATTGGTACAGTGTCCGTTCATTGCAAGGGAATGGCAAAGGCCGCAGGGCGATTGCGATTTTCCGTGCTGGCGGCACGTTCAACTGTACCATTCCGGTGGACATCGCGGCCACACAAATCGTGAGCCCCGGTGCGGGTTCGGTTCCGAGTTGCCAAGCGTCGGCCTCGACGCCTGTCACGGTCAGGATCCAAAACAATGGCACCGGACCTGCGAGCAACATTCCGGTTGGCTATAGCTTCAACGGAGGCCCTGCCTTCACTGAAACTTATGCCGGACCGCTTGCGGCTGGCGCATTCGCCAACCATACCTTTGCTACGACAGTGAATCTCTCGGCAGCAGGCACTTACACCTTGGAGGCTTGGGCCGATCTCTCCGGAGACGGCAACTCCTTCAATGACAGCCTGAGCCAAAGTACCACGATCACCACGGGCGGTGCAACGGTAAACCTGCCCCAAAACCAGAATTTCGAAAGCTTTACCGGGTGCAGCAATGCGACCAACTGCGGGACAACAATCTGCGGTTTGGGCAGCGGATGGATCAACGAAACCAATGGAAGCCAGGATGACATCGACTGGCGCGTCGCCTCGGGTGCAACTGCATCGGCCAATACCGGCCCTGATGTGGACCATACCTTGGGCACAGCGCAAGGCAAATATGTGTACTTGGAGGCCTCGGCTTGTTTCAATTCGACGGCGCAAATGCTTACGCCCTGCATCAACTTGGCGGGTGCAACGGGTCCACAGCTGAGCTTTTGGTACCACATGAACGGTGCCAACATGGGCACGCTACACGTGGATGTACTTTCCAACGGGGCTTGGACGCTGGATGCCATGACGCCGATTACCGGTAACCAAGGCAATCAATGGCGCCAAGGCACCTTGAACTTGGTCGCTTACATCGGCACGGTCATCAACATCCGTTTCCGTGGAACAACGGGATCAGACTTTGCGAGCGACATGGCGCTTGACGATATCGGTATTCTTGAAACAAGTGCCGTTCCGGTTGCAGCTTTTGTGGGTTCGCCAACGACGACCTGCCCTGGATCGACGGTCACGTTCACCGATCAAAGCACCAACAGCCCCAACAGCTGGGCTTGGACCATCACACCGGGCACATTCAGCTATACGGGTGGCACGACTGCCAATTCGCAAAATCCACAGGTGCAATTTTCTGCCCCTGGAACCTACAGTGTGACCTTGCTCGCAACGAACGGCTTTGGCAACAACACGAGCACCCAAAGCAACTACATCACCATCACCAATGGCAGTGTGCCCAACATCGTGGAAGACATCCAAGGCGTCTTCCCTCCCGCGGGCTGGGCCATCGTGAACTCCGGTGGGGCATTTTCATGGGCACAATCGGTGAGTGTGACGGGATCGAATGGAGCGCCGACCTTGGCCGCCTATGTCGAGAACTTCACCTACAACAACCCCAATGCCGAAGACAAATTGGTGACCTTCCCTGTCGATCTGACCGCATTGTCGACAGCATCGATGACGTTTGACGTGGCTTATGCCCGTTTCAACGCGACACTGTTTGACGGTCTGCGCATTGAGGTCAGCACCGACTGCGGCGCCACTTGGCCCAACGTGGTATATGACAAAAGCGACAGTGTTTTGGCTACGACGAGTGACCAAGCAGGAAACTGGTTCCCAAGCCTGCAAACGGATTGGCGCAACGATCAGGTGGACTTGACACCCTATGCCGGACAGGTCATCATGATTCGATTTGTGAACATCAACGGGTATGGCAACAACCTCTTTATCGACAACATCAACATTACCAGCTTGGTAGGTTTGGCAGGCAGCTTGGGGCAACTCGGTCTGCAAGTATGGCCAAATCCTGCGAATGGTTTGTTTAATGTGTCGATCAGCGAATTACCCGTTGCATCCACGCAATTTGAGGTTTGCGATCTTGCCGGCCGCAGCATCTGGAAAACAACCGTGCAAGGCAATGGCGGGGCCTGGCAAGGCGCCATCGACCTGCGCGCACTCGCCCGCGGCGTGTATTACCTGCGTGTGCAAGGTGACAGCTTCCGGGGCGTGAAAAAGCTTGTGATCGAATAA
- a CDS encoding ceramidase domain-containing protein has translation MRSFFPILLSTIVSAVVALTLWLFLHSLDGSFWQGMELGKAALEPEYCEFNHMEAFVRQPVNSWSNFCYLFLGVWLVTWGVQDVLRRANANPVKRFPAMTIWVGLMQIGLCFGSFFFHASLTKTGQHWDMAFTYGLGLSLAFGGAYRLAISWGMKEGFGQKAVFLGLSMASGVLFFLIKWWLNGRVVLPAVMLTGVTLVVLVYLRERKHLNGWLLVAGLVSLVAAAVFRSLDLAKVGCDPLGWMQLHACWHLTTGLSAFIFLAFLRNEKP, from the coding sequence ATGCGCAGTTTTTTTCCTATTCTCCTTTCCACGATCGTTTCGGCCGTCGTGGCCTTGACACTTTGGCTGTTCTTGCATTCGCTGGATGGCAGTTTCTGGCAGGGAATGGAACTCGGAAAGGCTGCCTTGGAGCCTGAATACTGCGAATTCAACCACATGGAGGCCTTTGTGCGGCAACCCGTCAACAGCTGGAGCAATTTCTGCTATTTATTTTTGGGCGTTTGGTTGGTGACTTGGGGCGTGCAAGATGTCCTTCGAAGGGCGAATGCAAATCCTGTGAAACGTTTCCCCGCCATGACCATCTGGGTCGGATTGATGCAAATCGGATTGTGTTTCGGCAGCTTCTTTTTCCATGCCTCCCTCACCAAAACCGGCCAACATTGGGACATGGCCTTTACCTACGGACTCGGGTTGAGTCTGGCATTCGGAGGGGCTTATCGCCTGGCCATCAGTTGGGGAATGAAAGAGGGATTTGGTCAGAAGGCGGTTTTCCTTGGGCTTTCCATGGCGAGTGGTGTGCTGTTTTTCCTCATCAAATGGTGGCTGAATGGTCGTGTTGTCTTGCCTGCGGTAATGCTTACGGGCGTGACGCTCGTCGTGCTCGTGTACCTGCGCGAGCGCAAGCACCTCAACGGCTGGTTGCTTGTCGCCGGACTCGTTTCTTTGGTCGCTGCAGCGGTTTTTCGAAGTCTGGATCTGGCCAAAGTCGGCTGTGATCCGCTCGGATGGATGCAACTCCACGCTTGCTGGCACCTGACTACGGGCTTGTCCGCCTTTATCTTTTTGGCTTTTTTGCGCAACGAAAAGCCGTAA
- a CDS encoding sugar transferase: MFYRIRDILFAIFGLLIFSGVFIVFVPLLALTQQRVFFVQQRTGYRGKPFWLIKFSTLRDILPGEREEDDQRKRLTILGRFLRKFSFDELPQLWNVLKGEMSIVGPRPLIHEYLDLYSTEQRRRFEVRPGITGWAQVNGRNAISFTERFQLDVWYVQNRSILLDLKIIWKTLTKALSGKDVFMNEKTTSAKFDGKN, translated from the coding sequence ATGTTTTATCGGATTCGAGATATCCTGTTTGCAATCTTTGGGCTGCTGATTTTTAGCGGAGTTTTCATTGTGTTTGTTCCCTTGCTTGCGCTGACCCAACAACGCGTGTTTTTTGTGCAGCAACGCACAGGCTATCGGGGGAAACCGTTTTGGCTCATTAAATTCAGTACCCTGCGTGACATTTTGCCCGGCGAAAGGGAAGAGGACGACCAACGCAAACGCCTCACAATTCTTGGCCGCTTTCTCCGAAAATTCTCATTCGACGAATTGCCGCAGCTCTGGAATGTGCTCAAGGGGGAAATGAGCATCGTGGGTCCAAGGCCACTGATTCATGAATACCTCGACCTCTATTCGACCGAACAAAGACGACGCTTTGAGGTGCGCCCCGGTATCACAGGCTGGGCGCAAGTCAATGGCCGCAACGCCATCAGCTTTACCGAGCGGTTTCAATTGGATGTTTGGTACGTCCAAAATCGCAGCATCTTGCTGGACCTGAAAATCATCTGGAAAACCCTTACAAAGGCATTGTCGGGCAAAGACGTCTTTATGAATGAGAAAACGACGTCCGCAAAATTTGATGGGAAAAATTAA
- a CDS encoding amidohydrolase encodes MKIDIHTHILPEKWPDLKEKYGYGGFVRLDHHKPCCARMMMDDKFFREVEHNCWDPHVRMHEGDQVGCHVQVLSTVPVMFSYWAQAKHVLDLSMLLNDHIAGICQDFPKRFVGLGTLPLQAPDLAVKELERCKAIGLKGIQIGSHINEWNLNAPELFPVFAAAQDLDMAVFVHPWDMMGTAKMAQYWLPWLVGMPAEGSLAISSMIFGGVFERLPNLRVAFAHGGGSFLPTIGRIEHGWRVRPDLCAVDNVKNPREYLGKFWIDSILHDPAMLDHYIQLMGEDKIALGTDYPFPLGEWFPEDGWQPGRLIESMPWPAEKKAKLLGTNALDWLQMEAAHFH; translated from the coding sequence CTGAAAATCGACATCCATACGCACATTCTCCCCGAAAAGTGGCCGGATCTCAAGGAAAAATACGGGTACGGCGGCTTTGTGCGGCTCGATCACCACAAGCCTTGTTGTGCCCGGATGATGATGGACGACAAGTTTTTCAGGGAGGTGGAGCACAATTGCTGGGATCCTCATGTGCGCATGCACGAGGGCGACCAAGTCGGCTGTCACGTGCAAGTGCTCAGCACCGTGCCGGTCATGTTCAGCTATTGGGCACAGGCCAAACACGTTTTGGACCTCAGCATGCTGCTCAACGACCATATCGCAGGCATTTGTCAGGATTTTCCCAAGCGCTTTGTCGGATTGGGAACTTTGCCTTTGCAGGCGCCTGATCTCGCTGTCAAGGAACTCGAACGGTGCAAAGCCATTGGATTGAAGGGCATTCAAATCGGCTCCCATATCAACGAATGGAATCTCAACGCCCCCGAATTGTTCCCGGTTTTTGCAGCGGCACAGGATTTGGACATGGCGGTGTTTGTGCATCCTTGGGACATGATGGGTACTGCCAAAATGGCCCAATATTGGTTGCCATGGCTGGTCGGGATGCCCGCCGAAGGCTCCTTGGCCATTAGCTCGATGATCTTTGGCGGCGTCTTTGAGCGTCTGCCGAATCTACGCGTCGCCTTTGCCCACGGCGGCGGAAGTTTCCTTCCGACCATCGGCCGCATCGAGCATGGTTGGCGCGTAAGGCCCGACCTCTGTGCCGTCGACAACGTCAAAAATCCACGGGAATACTTGGGCAAGTTTTGGATCGATTCCATTCTCCACGACCCTGCCATGCTCGACCATTACATCCAGTTGATGGGCGAAGACAAGATCGCATTGGGCACAGATTATCCTTTTCCACTCGGCGAATGGTTTCCGGAGGATGGTTGGCAGCCGGGCCGCCTGATCGAATCGATGCCTTGGCCCGCCGAGAAAAAGGCCAAGCTCCTCGGGACCAATGCCTTGGATTGGTTGCAAATGGAAGCCGCGCATTTTCATTGA
- a CDS encoding T9SS type A sorting domain-containing protein: MKFRVSLFFLLLSVGQFCYSQIPGLEAKNWYFGYGTDGIIFDINNIPYKVSNKMNNVGFEGIVVVNDPLSGSLLFYSDGQTVVNSSHAVMFNGTGLFGHFSGAQTVQCVPIPNQLGKFYLLTSRAFDSGGDNLFYSIVDFTDGAYPLGKVTNKNTLLSSAIYGQANKVVSKPNSTDYWWIGHVLYTNQYHIISITGSGFSAPTVYTATGSNGGDSYTMAHSPISNKIAASGLGAMGLVMMDFDNVNGVLSNPVQLFNVATGVGNFSPNGSKLYFIMDAGGYKLHQYDLGNGVTTNMNTCCYAHDTKTGPDGKMYHIHTYYSSTPIAVINNPDLSAVGNACGYNANAGIAGLFNGQVRRFPEFVVMPVLPPLGIGFQDFTATKQAGNVLLQWTISNNCIGCTFEIERGNGRGNYAVIGKVSGSTALQNSYTDANAHSGNWYYRIKLSDAAGKFAYSEVRQIYSSVDGKLSVSLFPNPCNDALNVLCGDPNTTLTKIEILDMAGRRLFVATLPQSNFKIDVSMLAKGNYLLKLHVNGEAVYEKFEKQ, translated from the coding sequence ATGAAATTTCGCGTTTCCCTCTTCTTTCTCCTCTTGTCTGTTGGTCAATTCTGCTATTCGCAAATCCCAGGACTAGAGGCCAAGAACTGGTATTTCGGCTACGGGACAGACGGAATCATCTTTGACATCAACAATATCCCCTACAAGGTCAGCAACAAAATGAACAATGTTGGCTTTGAGGGAATCGTGGTGGTCAATGACCCCTTGTCGGGATCCTTGCTGTTTTACTCTGACGGTCAAACGGTGGTGAATTCGAGCCATGCCGTGATGTTCAATGGGACGGGATTGTTTGGGCACTTTTCGGGGGCGCAAACCGTGCAATGTGTGCCGATTCCCAACCAATTGGGGAAATTCTACTTGCTCACAAGTCGTGCCTTTGACTCAGGTGGCGACAACCTGTTTTATTCGATTGTAGATTTTACCGATGGTGCCTATCCACTCGGAAAGGTCACGAACAAAAACACATTGCTCAGCAGCGCCATCTACGGTCAAGCCAACAAAGTGGTCTCCAAACCCAATTCCACTGACTATTGGTGGATTGGGCATGTACTCTACACCAACCAATACCACATCATTTCCATCACAGGCAGCGGGTTTTCCGCGCCCACGGTTTATACGGCGACCGGCTCGAATGGCGGGGATAGCTATACCATGGCGCATTCCCCAATTTCCAATAAGATCGCCGCATCGGGTTTGGGAGCTATGGGACTTGTCATGATGGATTTTGACAACGTGAATGGGGTGCTTTCCAATCCTGTGCAGTTGTTCAATGTGGCTACAGGAGTTGGCAATTTCTCACCCAATGGCTCTAAACTCTACTTCATCATGGACGCAGGCGGATACAAACTCCACCAATACGACCTTGGCAATGGTGTCACCACCAACATGAACACTTGTTGTTACGCCCACGACACCAAAACAGGACCTGATGGGAAGATGTACCACATACATACCTATTATTCATCAACGCCAATTGCGGTCATCAACAATCCAGACCTCAGTGCCGTGGGCAATGCTTGTGGCTACAACGCCAATGCGGGTATTGCAGGATTGTTTAATGGGCAGGTGCGTCGCTTCCCGGAATTTGTCGTCATGCCCGTTCTCCCTCCCTTGGGGATCGGATTTCAAGATTTTACCGCAACCAAGCAGGCAGGAAACGTCCTGTTGCAATGGACCATCTCTAACAATTGCATTGGCTGCACATTTGAAATTGAACGCGGCAATGGCCGAGGTAATTACGCGGTCATCGGCAAGGTAAGTGGCTCGACCGCCCTTCAAAATTCCTACACTGATGCAAATGCCCACAGTGGCAATTGGTATTACCGTATCAAACTGAGCGATGCTGCTGGAAAATTCGCTTATTCTGAGGTGCGTCAAATTTACAGCTCCGTTGACGGAAAATTAAGCGTCAGCCTATTTCCCAATCCTTGTAACGATGCGTTGAACGTCCTCTGTGGTGATCCGAACACCACCCTCACAAAGATTGAAATCTTGGATATGGCAGGGCGAAGACTTTTTGTAGCGACCCTCCCACAATCCAACTTCAAGATCGACGTGAGCATGTTAGCCAAAGGCAACTATCTTTTGAAGCTACATGTAAACGGGGAGGCGGTCTATGAGAAGTTTGAAAAACAATAG
- a CDS encoding T9SS type A sorting domain-containing protein: MGQPIASTMVADTTTCGHHVSCHGGNDGVAHANGIGGCNNFTYLWSNGATTGTVTNLTAGTHTVTVTDAGGATSVQTVTITEPTALQATTTSTPSCVSDPTGSATVNANGGNDCLAYTYLWNNGATTATASGLSAGTHTVTVTDGGGCTATQSVTVAALPAPNPTFTASGNTLTTGQTWVTYQWLLNGSNISGANANSFTATASGSYSLMVTDSNGCSGVSDTTNITIVGIANAMQDWTGISIYPNPARSEFRLRTESPIGYAITVNIKDMFGRKLYSEGLPQLGHEVAFDLKAFANGTYMVEVFSEMGQRRVFRLVVE, encoded by the coding sequence ATGGGTCAACCCATAGCGAGCACGATGGTCGCCGATACAACGACTTGCGGTCACCATGTCAGCTGCCATGGCGGCAACGATGGCGTCGCCCATGCCAACGGCATCGGTGGTTGTAACAACTTCACCTACCTCTGGAGCAATGGCGCAACCACCGGAACCGTGACAAATTTGACCGCGGGAACGCATACGGTGACCGTCACCGACGCCGGCGGCGCGACGTCCGTGCAGACGGTGACCATCACCGAACCGACTGCCCTTCAGGCAACTACCACATCCACCCCGAGCTGCGTATCCGACCCGACAGGCTCGGCAACCGTGAACGCGAATGGTGGCAATGATTGCTTGGCTTATACCTACCTCTGGAACAACGGCGCAACGACGGCAACGGCCTCAGGCTTGAGTGCTGGAACGCATACCGTAACCGTGACCGACGGCGGCGGATGCACAGCAACCCAATCCGTCACGGTTGCGGCCTTGCCAGCACCAAATCCGACGTTCACAGCATCAGGCAATACGCTTACCACTGGTCAAACTTGGGTCACCTACCAATGGCTGCTCAATGGCAGCAACATCAGCGGCGCCAATGCCAACAGCTTCACAGCCACCGCATCCGGCAGCTACTCCTTGATGGTTACCGACTCGAATGGTTGCAGCGGCGTGAGCGATACGACCAACATCACGATCGTCGGAATCGCCAACGCCATGCAGGATTGGACCGGGATTTCGATCTATCCGAATCCTGCCCGCAGCGAATTCAGGTTGCGTACCGAGAGCCCGATTGGCTATGCCATCACCGTGAATATCAAGGACATGTTTGGCCGGAAGCTCTACTCCGAAGGCTTGCCGCAATTGGGCCATGAAGTTGCATTCGACCTCAAGGCTTTTGCAAACGGCACTTACATGGTCGAGGTTTTTTCTGAAATGGGCCAACGCCGTGTGTTCCGCCTCGTGGTGGAATAG